The Xanthomonas indica genome has a segment encoding these proteins:
- a CDS encoding SGNH/GDSL hydrolase family protein, giving the protein MSKGRFATPEHTPLRYLALGDSYTIGEGVDADGRWPMQLAAALRRDGIALDDPQIVATTGWTTDELDAGIDAAAPQGPFDLVTLLIGVNNQYRGYPLENYRAQFDALLQRAIGFADTRPQRVLAVSIPDWGVTAFAQPPAHDPARIAVQIDAFNAAAQACCAARAVRFVDITACSRDGGGDAAMLAADGLHPSAAMYARWTALLLPAARDALA; this is encoded by the coding sequence ATGAGCAAAGGCCGTTTCGCCACGCCTGAGCACACACCGCTGCGCTATCTGGCGCTGGGCGATTCCTACACGATCGGCGAAGGCGTGGACGCCGACGGACGCTGGCCGATGCAACTGGCCGCAGCGCTGCGCCGCGACGGCATCGCGCTGGACGATCCGCAGATCGTCGCCACCACCGGCTGGACCACCGACGAACTGGACGCCGGCATCGATGCGGCAGCCCCACAGGGTCCCTTCGACCTGGTGACGCTGCTGATCGGCGTCAACAACCAGTACCGCGGCTATCCGCTGGAGAATTACCGCGCGCAGTTCGACGCGCTGCTGCAGCGCGCGATCGGCTTCGCCGACACGCGGCCGCAGCGGGTGCTGGCGGTGTCGATCCCGGACTGGGGCGTGACCGCCTTCGCACAGCCGCCCGCGCACGATCCGGCGCGCATCGCCGTGCAGATCGACGCCTTCAACGCCGCGGCGCAGGCCTGCTGCGCCGCGCGCGCGGTGCGCTTCGTCGATATCACTGCCTGCAGCCGCGATGGCGGCGGCGACGCGGCGATGCTGGCTGCCGACGGGCTGCATCCGTCGGCAGCGATGTATGCGCGCTGGACCGCGCTGCTGTTGCCGGCGGCCCGCGATGCGTTAGCCTAG